The following are from one region of the Corynebacterium hindlerae genome:
- a CDS encoding AbrB family transcriptional regulator, whose translation MVTRWSIVIALTFGCGFLFDRAGVPAAWILGAIVGSASLALYTSTELPVHSLLKRISRNLIAVMAAAPIVATSPGDLLHFILPGVVVSAVTVGIGIAGGMLLSRHEPTISRETGVLSMLAGGASIMPVLAETMGADFRYVTLSQYLRLLTVTITLPLLVPLMDVPRGTISHQEVPYELIPLLAIGAIVLVAEPLATLLRFPAPGIIGPIGLTILLAQFFPHPSALALPTELKIFTFVIIGWTAGGMLSIPALKFFAKQLPATFIFIFLLLGSCAIMAIGIMHWLDTSYFEAYLATSPGGLETVLALADEFDAGPSIAAIQVIRLIAILLVAGYLPKILARRIW comes from the coding sequence ATGGTTACACGCTGGTCGATCGTCATCGCACTGACTTTCGGCTGCGGTTTTCTCTTCGACCGTGCCGGGGTGCCCGCTGCTTGGATTCTGGGTGCGATCGTCGGTTCCGCATCGCTGGCGCTCTACACGTCCACCGAGCTCCCGGTGCACTCTCTGCTCAAAAGGATCAGCCGTAATCTCATTGCGGTCATGGCGGCAGCCCCCATCGTTGCCACCAGCCCAGGGGACCTGTTGCACTTCATCCTGCCTGGTGTTGTGGTTTCCGCGGTGACGGTAGGCATCGGTATCGCAGGTGGTATGCTCCTTTCCCGCCACGAACCAACAATCTCTCGGGAGACTGGTGTGCTATCCATGCTGGCTGGCGGGGCCTCTATCATGCCGGTGCTCGCCGAGACTATGGGCGCAGACTTCCGCTATGTCACGCTTTCCCAATACCTGCGGCTCCTCACCGTGACGATCACGCTGCCCCTGCTCGTGCCACTGATGGATGTGCCCCGGGGAACGATCTCCCACCAGGAAGTTCCCTACGAACTCATCCCGCTGCTCGCCATCGGGGCAATCGTGCTCGTCGCAGAACCCCTGGCCACACTGCTACGTTTCCCTGCGCCCGGCATTATCGGGCCAATCGGTCTCACGATCCTCCTAGCCCAATTCTTTCCACACCCCTCTGCCCTAGCGCTGCCCACAGAACTCAAAATCTTCACGTTCGTCATCATCGGCTGGACCGCCGGTGGCATGCTCTCGATCCCCGCGCTGAAATTCTTCGCCAAGCAGCTCCCGGCCACCTTCATCTTCATCTTCCTGCTACTGGGATCCTGCGCAATCATGGCCATTGGGATCATGCACTGGCTGGATACCTCATACTTCGAGGCATACCTCGCCACCAGCCCCGGCGGGCTAGAAACAGTCTTAGCCCTCGCCGATGAATTCGACGCCGGACCTTCCATCGCCGCGATCCAAGTCATCCGACTCATCGCCATCTTGCTCGTGGCGGGATACTTGCCGAAGATACTGGCGCGTCGGATTTGGTAA
- a CDS encoding TSUP family transporter — MEWGILIAGSMAAGWVDAMIGGGGLILIPLLMAVFPGMSPAMVVATNKVAAVTGTASAAVAYLRKVPVPRQLAVVFIPIAAVCSGVGALIAAMISKDVMRPMVIVLMLIVGTIVALRPSFGQGESEEAPSIGRRVLTLLGVGAIAFYDGIFGPGTGMFLIMVFTGILSQNFLASTALTKVVNTATNLGALVVFAVGGHIWWQLGLTLAAANVVGAQLGARTVLGGGTRLIRILLLCTVVIMSCYLGWQQWG; from the coding sequence TTGGAATGGGGAATACTCATCGCAGGATCGATGGCTGCCGGTTGGGTCGATGCGATGATCGGAGGCGGAGGCCTCATCCTCATTCCGCTGCTCATGGCCGTATTTCCGGGCATGTCTCCAGCGATGGTCGTAGCGACCAACAAAGTCGCAGCAGTCACAGGCACCGCATCAGCGGCGGTGGCATACCTGAGGAAAGTTCCCGTGCCACGCCAGCTGGCGGTGGTGTTCATCCCGATCGCCGCGGTGTGTTCGGGCGTCGGTGCATTGATCGCAGCCATGATCTCCAAAGACGTGATGCGCCCCATGGTGATCGTGCTCATGCTGATCGTTGGCACAATTGTGGCGCTTCGGCCATCGTTCGGGCAGGGGGAATCGGAGGAAGCACCGTCGATAGGCAGGCGGGTGCTGACCTTGCTTGGGGTGGGCGCGATCGCATTTTATGACGGCATCTTCGGGCCCGGCACCGGCATGTTCCTGATCATGGTGTTCACCGGAATTTTGTCGCAAAATTTCCTGGCGTCCACCGCGCTGACCAAGGTGGTCAACACCGCCACGAATCTGGGTGCGCTGGTCGTTTTCGCAGTTGGCGGACACATTTGGTGGCAGCTTGGCCTCACGCTGGCCGCAGCGAACGTGGTCGGCGCGCAACTCGGTGCCCGGACGGTGCTCGGTGGCGGCACGCGCCTCATCCGCATCCTCTTACTGTGCACAGTTGTGATCATGTCCTGCTATTTGGGCTGGCAGCAGTGGGGTTGA
- a CDS encoding phosphatase PAP2 family protein, with the protein MGLISFLFQPWAVLGYAVALSVKARWACVPVACASLTTHLLKPLFAVPRPATATVYEASYSFPSGHATAIAALACVIVMLWPRWWVACGAVALALLVGYSRLYLGVHRPVEILAGYAVGCAWVFAVSKIRHFCSDTA; encoded by the coding sequence GTGGGGTTGATCTCCTTCCTCTTCCAGCCTTGGGCGGTGCTGGGGTACGCGGTCGCACTATCAGTAAAGGCGCGCTGGGCGTGCGTGCCCGTCGCATGTGCCAGCTTAACCACACACCTGCTCAAACCCCTCTTCGCCGTCCCGCGGCCGGCCACTGCAACCGTGTATGAGGCTTCCTACTCTTTCCCTAGCGGACACGCCACAGCGATTGCTGCGTTGGCCTGCGTGATTGTTATGCTGTGGCCCCGGTGGTGGGTGGCCTGTGGCGCTGTAGCATTGGCGCTGCTTGTGGGCTATTCCCGCCTGTACTTGGGCGTGCACCGGCCAGTGGAAATCCTCGCTGGCTATGCGGTGGGATGTGCGTGGGTTTTTGCTGTAAGTAAAATTCGACATTTTTGCTCTGATACGGCATGA
- a CDS encoding ATP-dependent RNA helicase — protein MFDLEKIGAGLPVSGILAELHDAHSAVIQAPPGTGKTTLVPPAVFNAVGGRVVVVAPRRVAVRAAAARLRALSGLPVGFAVRGASQPSDLVEFVTPGVLLRRLLQDPFLEGVSAVVVDEVHERGLDTDLVLGMLIELSSVRDDLALFAMSATLDAARFSELLGGVPVLETPAVLHPLDISYQSIPGRLEGTRSFYAALARLAESHVGSHSVLVFVPGAREVAWVCEEIDAYPLHGRLSLAEQDAALYTDAPRVIVATNVAESSITVPGVRTVIDSGLAREPRYDRARGMTGLVTASISRSSADQRAGRAGREGPGRVIRAYSSSEYEAFKSFTTPEIQSADLTQAVLFLKCWGSLDVPLLDPMPAASVEDALATLRTLGADDPQVARSLALLPVAPRLGRALLETGDARTVAALADQPSGDIARIQPPAREVKRLSGSGAVQPGLTTAFAYPEWVARRVAGNEFQLASGTRATLGFPDLGSEWIACAAVSRTKSGGVIRAAAALSQEDALRVVPVVEETSALVEGTRVKGRRVRRAGAIELSSTPVALSPLEIEEALTNAVRAQGFGILHASEGFVALRDRLAFLHAQLGAPWPDVSDESLTRTWSGSSATVGADFLKTLLPWPEAARLDELAPERLKVPSGRSHALHYDSGRPVCRVKLQECFGLAESPVFCEVRVQFHLLSPAGRPLAVTDDLASFWNGPYRGVRAEMRGRYPKHPWPEDPWSAPATALTKRK, from the coding sequence TTGTTTGATTTAGAAAAAATCGGCGCTGGTCTGCCTGTTTCGGGCATCCTCGCCGAGCTTCACGACGCCCACAGCGCCGTCATCCAAGCACCGCCCGGCACGGGTAAAACGACGCTCGTTCCGCCGGCGGTGTTTAATGCTGTCGGTGGCCGTGTCGTGGTGGTGGCGCCTCGGCGAGTTGCCGTGCGGGCGGCCGCGGCGCGGCTTCGTGCGCTGTCGGGCCTTCCGGTCGGATTCGCGGTACGCGGGGCTTCCCAGCCTTCGGACCTGGTGGAGTTCGTCACTCCCGGAGTGTTGTTGCGCCGACTGTTGCAGGACCCCTTCTTGGAGGGCGTGTCTGCCGTGGTAGTGGACGAGGTGCACGAGCGCGGGTTGGACACAGACCTGGTGCTTGGCATGCTCATTGAGCTGAGCTCAGTTCGGGACGATCTCGCTCTCTTCGCCATGTCAGCCACCCTGGATGCTGCCCGGTTTTCCGAGTTACTCGGCGGCGTGCCGGTGCTGGAAACCCCGGCTGTGCTGCATCCGCTGGATATTTCTTACCAGTCGATTCCCGGCCGGCTGGAGGGTACGCGGTCGTTTTACGCTGCGCTTGCGCGCCTCGCCGAGTCTCATGTTGGTTCGCATTCGGTGTTGGTCTTTGTTCCCGGCGCGCGGGAAGTCGCGTGGGTGTGCGAGGAAATTGATGCGTATCCGCTGCATGGGCGCCTGTCCCTGGCGGAGCAAGATGCAGCGCTCTATACCGACGCTCCCCGCGTAATCGTGGCGACGAATGTGGCCGAGTCCTCCATCACCGTTCCTGGTGTGCGCACCGTGATTGATTCGGGGTTGGCACGCGAACCTCGTTATGATCGCGCCCGCGGGATGACGGGACTGGTCACAGCTTCAATCTCCCGGTCTTCTGCGGACCAGCGTGCTGGGCGTGCGGGCCGCGAGGGACCTGGCCGCGTGATCCGTGCCTATTCTTCCAGTGAGTATGAGGCGTTCAAATCTTTCACCACCCCAGAAATCCAATCGGCTGACCTCACCCAGGCGGTGCTGTTCCTGAAATGCTGGGGTTCGCTTGACGTACCGCTGCTGGATCCGATGCCCGCAGCCTCGGTCGAGGATGCACTCGCAACGTTGCGCACTTTAGGGGCGGATGATCCTCAGGTTGCTCGTTCGTTAGCGCTGCTACCGGTGGCGCCCCGGCTGGGCCGGGCGCTGTTAGAAACTGGGGATGCCCGAACGGTGGCTGCGCTTGCTGACCAACCTTCCGGCGATATCGCCCGCATTCAGCCACCAGCCCGTGAGGTGAAAAGACTGTCGGGTTCCGGCGCTGTCCAACCCGGGTTGACCACGGCCTTTGCCTACCCGGAATGGGTGGCACGGCGGGTAGCAGGAAACGAGTTCCAGCTGGCGTCGGGCACCCGCGCTACCTTGGGTTTCCCGGACCTGGGCTCCGAGTGGATTGCCTGCGCCGCGGTGTCTCGCACCAAGAGCGGTGGCGTGATTCGCGCTGCTGCGGCGCTCAGCCAAGAGGACGCTTTACGGGTGGTTCCGGTGGTGGAGGAGACGTCTGCACTGGTGGAAGGCACTCGTGTGAAGGGGCGTCGGGTGCGGCGGGCAGGCGCTATCGAGCTGTCCAGTACCCCGGTTGCGCTTTCTCCTTTGGAGATTGAAGAAGCTCTCACTAATGCGGTGCGCGCTCAGGGTTTTGGCATTTTGCACGCCTCCGAGGGGTTCGTGGCGCTGCGCGATCGCTTGGCGTTCCTGCATGCTCAGCTGGGCGCGCCGTGGCCAGATGTTTCCGATGAATCCTTGACCCGCACCTGGTCGGGTTCCAGCGCCACAGTCGGTGCCGACTTCCTCAAAACCCTCCTCCCCTGGCCTGAAGCTGCGCGCCTGGATGAGCTCGCCCCGGAGCGCCTGAAGGTTCCGAGTGGCCGCTCACACGCATTGCACTACGATTCCGGGCGCCCGGTATGCCGGGTCAAGCTGCAGGAATGCTTCGGCCTAGCCGAATCTCCGGTGTTCTGTGAGGTACGGGTGCAGTTTCATCTGCTCTCCCCCGCGGGCCGGCCGCTGGCCGTCACCGATGACTTAGCAAGTTTCTGGAATGGCCCCTACCGGGGCGTGCGCGCCGAGATGCGCGGGCGCTACCCGAAGCACCCGTGGCCGGAAGATCCGTGGTCGGCGCCGGCGACAGCATTAACGAAGCGTAAGTAA
- a CDS encoding DUF6474 family protein, whose protein sequence is MGVFESMRKARAKTKAEVKAAKARAKAEVKAAQKAKVRQEKLLAKQEHKLLKAESKGLKAKRKQELKLAKTELARVQAGRFNKAKVQRYLGTARMLTPILLPLIYKASTQIREAITKQRAQKAGISAAEMSQFAGHGASLKARIAGMRKNLEDAPIARGFKIDADERLNELDKAVDNAEFMTPEQRRRAHRSITSDLDALAGQIQDKLV, encoded by the coding sequence ATGGGTGTGTTTGAGTCGATGCGTAAGGCCCGCGCGAAGACTAAGGCTGAGGTGAAGGCCGCGAAGGCTCGTGCCAAGGCTGAGGTGAAGGCCGCGCAGAAGGCTAAGGTTCGTCAGGAGAAGCTGCTCGCGAAGCAGGAACACAAGCTGCTCAAGGCAGAAAGCAAGGGCCTGAAGGCGAAGCGTAAGCAGGAGCTAAAGTTAGCCAAGACCGAGTTGGCGCGTGTTCAGGCCGGCAGGTTTAACAAGGCTAAGGTCCAGCGTTACCTGGGGACCGCCCGGATGTTGACCCCTATTTTGCTGCCGTTGATTTATAAGGCTTCCACGCAGATCCGGGAGGCGATCACCAAGCAGCGCGCCCAAAAGGCGGGAATCTCGGCTGCAGAGATGTCCCAGTTCGCGGGCCACGGCGCGTCGCTTAAGGCGCGTATTGCGGGGATGCGGAAGAATCTGGAGGATGCCCCGATTGCGCGCGGTTTCAAGATTGATGCTGATGAGCGCCTGAATGAGCTGGATAAGGCCGTGGACAATGCGGAGTTCATGACCCCTGAGCAGCGTCGACGCGCGCACCGTTCCATCACTTCCGACCTGGACGCGCTGGCTGGTCAGATCCAAGACAAGCTTGTTTGA
- a CDS encoding TM0106 family RecB-like putative nuclease, with the protein MISPSDLVGCRYRSVQRSAHPDVPPTPAGLARLERIEKARAVVFESLPVTPARGDRGYFARVDAGDDFFDTLEAIAAGATLITNAVLNDVSIDILVAFNGGYLPVIITNHRAARPHAGRRVSYLAVPRLGLGSPLTGEYKIRHHAIDTYRLAIAGRALQEMDLERGYGGVIGQDRTRAFLDPLPPLYDALDRALLVETPTAPRRVKECDSCRYWPYCSEQLTASDDISLLLPGDRANPYREMGLTTVSALAAANLGDASRMAVAFQNGEVVVPRGPVTAPRFDVELDIDLESYLDQGVYLWGAFDGSTYHAFTAWSLSTESEAFAAFWDFISGVRDDALEQGLTFGAFCYSNHGENHWLRSAARRFAGQPGVPSLEEVEDFIGAPYWIDIFQLVRKQFLGPFGLGLKVIAPAAGYNYHVDVDGESSVNLYLAAASGATDAREELLQYNEDDCRATAAVREWLAGFGNAN; encoded by the coding sequence GTGATTTCTCCGAGCGATCTAGTCGGCTGCCGCTACCGGTCCGTGCAGCGCTCAGCACACCCCGACGTTCCGCCGACCCCCGCGGGCCTCGCGCGACTGGAAAGAATTGAGAAAGCCCGCGCCGTGGTATTCGAATCATTGCCGGTCACGCCAGCGCGCGGGGACCGCGGCTACTTCGCTCGGGTTGATGCCGGGGACGATTTCTTCGACACCCTCGAAGCGATCGCCGCCGGGGCCACCCTCATCACCAACGCCGTGCTTAACGACGTCTCCATCGACATCCTCGTCGCCTTCAACGGAGGATACCTGCCCGTCATCATCACCAACCACCGAGCCGCCCGCCCCCACGCCGGTCGCCGTGTTTCTTACCTGGCCGTCCCCCGCCTCGGCCTCGGCAGCCCCCTGACCGGCGAATACAAGATCCGCCACCACGCCATCGATACGTACCGGCTCGCGATCGCCGGTCGCGCCCTCCAAGAAATGGATCTCGAACGCGGCTACGGCGGCGTCATCGGCCAAGACCGCACCCGCGCCTTCCTGGACCCGCTCCCGCCGCTTTACGACGCCCTCGACCGAGCCCTCCTAGTAGAAACACCCACCGCACCCAGACGCGTCAAAGAATGCGATTCCTGCAGGTACTGGCCCTATTGCTCTGAGCAATTGACCGCTTCTGACGATATTTCACTACTGCTCCCCGGGGACCGCGCGAACCCCTACCGAGAGATGGGACTTACCACCGTCTCGGCATTGGCTGCAGCGAACCTCGGCGACGCTTCCCGCATGGCCGTCGCGTTTCAAAACGGCGAGGTAGTGGTGCCCCGCGGGCCAGTAACCGCACCCCGCTTTGACGTGGAACTGGATATCGACCTCGAAAGCTATCTTGACCAAGGCGTCTACCTCTGGGGAGCATTCGACGGATCCACCTACCACGCCTTCACCGCGTGGTCGCTTTCCACAGAATCCGAAGCTTTCGCTGCATTCTGGGACTTCATATCTGGGGTTCGTGATGACGCTCTAGAGCAGGGCCTCACATTCGGGGCCTTCTGCTACTCCAACCACGGCGAAAACCACTGGCTACGTTCCGCCGCCCGCCGCTTCGCAGGCCAACCAGGGGTTCCCTCGTTGGAAGAGGTGGAAGACTTCATTGGCGCCCCCTACTGGATCGACATCTTCCAACTCGTCCGCAAACAATTCCTAGGCCCATTCGGGCTCGGACTGAAAGTCATCGCCCCCGCAGCAGGATACAACTACCACGTCGACGTCGACGGCGAATCCTCCGTCAATCTGTACCTCGCCGCCGCCTCCGGGGCAACGGACGCCCGCGAAGAACTACTGCAATACAACGAAGACGATTGCCGGGCCACCGCGGCTGTCAGAGAGTGGCTTGCCGGATTTGGTAATGCAAACTGA
- a CDS encoding queuosine precursor transporter, with translation MLVNISKSGEGVATAAPASTPRHITVQRSYYPVFLAMFVAIFIISNITASKGVAFGPIITDGAFFLFPAAYVIGDVLSECYGFKATRNAIWTGFAGMLIAVIAFYIAIALPAADFYEGQQAFAETLGLVPRIVAASLAGYLVGQLLNAFTLVKLKAKTGEKSLWARLLSSTVVGEFGDTLIFCLIAAPVIGITTFTDTVNYTMVGFLWKTGVEVCMMPVTYAVIAAVKKRENY, from the coding sequence ATGCTAGTGAATATTTCTAAGTCTGGGGAGGGCGTAGCCACCGCTGCGCCCGCTAGTACACCCCGCCACATCACTGTCCAACGTTCCTACTACCCTGTTTTCCTCGCCATGTTCGTGGCGATCTTCATCATCTCCAACATCACCGCATCCAAGGGCGTAGCGTTCGGACCGATCATTACCGACGGCGCGTTCTTCCTATTCCCAGCCGCATACGTCATCGGTGATGTGCTGTCAGAATGTTATGGGTTTAAGGCGACTCGTAACGCCATCTGGACCGGTTTCGCAGGCATGCTCATCGCAGTCATTGCATTCTATATTGCTATTGCGCTGCCAGCAGCTGACTTTTACGAGGGCCAGCAGGCGTTTGCCGAAACACTCGGCTTAGTGCCCCGAATCGTCGCCGCCTCCCTGGCCGGCTACCTAGTCGGACAGCTACTCAACGCATTTACCCTGGTCAAACTTAAAGCCAAAACCGGCGAAAAGTCTTTGTGGGCGCGGCTGCTGTCGTCAACAGTGGTCGGCGAGTTTGGCGACACCCTCATCTTCTGCCTCATCGCAGCCCCCGTCATCGGCATCACCACCTTTACAGACACCGTGAACTACACCATGGTCGGATTCCTGTGGAAAACCGGTGTCGAAGTTTGCATGATGCCCGTAACCTACGCAGTCATTGCGGCGGTGAAGAAGCGAGAGAACTACTAG
- the gluQRS gene encoding tRNA glutamyl-Q(34) synthetase GluQRS, whose amino-acid sequence MIGRYAPSPSGDLHFGNLRTALLAWLFARHDGGGFVLRVEDVDTGRSSMESAERQLEDLAAIGLDWDGEPLYQSTRSDAYATALASLDTYPCYCSRKEIQEASRAPHAIPGSYPGTCRNGAVVNPGKSPSVRLRSSVASFSVQDFFAGSYTGDVDDMVLRRGDGDWAYNLAVVVDDAYQGVTQVVRGDDLLPSAPRQAYLASLWGLPVPEYVHVPLVLNAAGKRLAKRDGAVTLRDMDLSWARAELARSIGLQPASPAGLLEQFDPSKLSREPVVFKNPIPE is encoded by the coding sequence ATGATCGGACGCTATGCACCCAGCCCGAGCGGGGATTTACACTTCGGCAACCTCCGTACCGCCTTGCTGGCCTGGCTGTTTGCGCGTCACGACGGCGGGGGCTTCGTACTTCGCGTTGAGGACGTTGATACTGGTCGTTCGTCTATGGAATCTGCTGAACGGCAACTTGAGGATCTTGCCGCGATTGGCCTGGACTGGGATGGTGAACCGCTCTACCAATCAACCCGAAGTGATGCCTACGCGACAGCGCTGGCTAGTTTGGACACCTACCCGTGCTATTGCTCGCGAAAGGAAATCCAGGAAGCATCTCGTGCTCCCCATGCGATTCCGGGATCCTACCCAGGGACCTGCCGAAACGGGGCAGTGGTGAATCCTGGAAAGTCTCCGTCGGTAAGGCTGCGCTCGTCGGTGGCGTCGTTTAGCGTGCAGGATTTCTTTGCCGGCTCCTACACCGGCGATGTTGATGACATGGTGTTGCGGCGTGGCGACGGTGACTGGGCCTACAACCTGGCCGTCGTCGTTGACGATGCTTACCAGGGCGTCACTCAAGTAGTACGGGGCGATGACCTGCTGCCCTCAGCGCCACGTCAGGCATATTTGGCATCTTTGTGGGGGCTTCCTGTCCCCGAGTATGTGCACGTGCCGTTGGTGCTGAATGCCGCGGGTAAGCGGTTAGCTAAACGCGATGGTGCCGTGACTTTGCGAGACATGGACCTATCCTGGGCCCGAGCAGAGCTCGCCCGTTCGATTGGGTTGCAGCCCGCCTCCCCAGCCGGACTGCTGGAGCAATTCGACCCTTCGAAACTGTCGCGGGAACCGGTGGTTTTTAAGAATCCAATTCCTGAATGA
- a CDS encoding arsenate-mycothiol transferase ArsC, translating into MKKVLFICVGNGGKSQMAAALAEKYAGNRLDIHSAGTKPGTRLNQVSIAAITEAGADMSRGIPKPIDPDLLRTADRVIVLGEDAEVSGPIERWITVEPSRDGITGMPRMRLIRDDIDERVRRLIQELDS; encoded by the coding sequence TTGAAAAAGGTACTGTTCATCTGCGTCGGCAACGGCGGGAAATCCCAAATGGCAGCTGCGCTCGCCGAAAAGTACGCCGGGAACCGACTCGACATCCATTCAGCAGGCACGAAACCGGGGACCAGGCTGAACCAGGTATCCATAGCGGCCATTACTGAAGCGGGTGCTGATATGTCCCGTGGCATCCCGAAGCCGATCGATCCTGATCTTCTCCGCACAGCGGATCGAGTCATTGTCCTCGGTGAAGATGCAGAGGTATCAGGGCCCATTGAGCGATGGATAACTGTGGAACCCTCCCGCGACGGCATCACGGGAATGCCACGGATGCGCCTGATTCGTGATGATATCGATGAGCGCGTGCGACGGCTCATTCAGGAATTGGATTCTTAA
- the arsB gene encoding ACR3 family arsenite efflux transporter encodes MSLLDRLLPVWIMLAMGLGLLLGNLFPGLSPALNSYHVGSVSIPIAIGLLVMMYPPLAKVRYDKTREITTDRRLIAVSLILNWLIGPAFMFTLAWIFLPNQPELRTGLIIVGLARCIAMVLVWSDLACGDSEATAVLVAVNSVFQVLMFGVLGWFYLQILPGWLGLSTTSAEFSFWAIVTSVLVFLGIPLLAGVSSRTWGERLKGRTWYETQFIPRISPLALIGLLYTIVLLFALQGEQITDNPWAVARLALPLLTYFIVMFFIGVLVSWKSGMDYAQAASVAFTAAGNNFELAIAVAIGTFGATSGQALAGTIGPLIEVPVLVALVYVMKAMKGLFR; translated from the coding sequence ATGTCACTCCTCGACCGACTCCTGCCTGTATGGATTATGCTCGCCATGGGCCTCGGATTGTTATTGGGCAATTTATTTCCAGGCCTTTCTCCTGCCTTGAACTCCTACCACGTCGGCAGCGTCTCCATCCCTATCGCCATCGGTTTGCTCGTCATGATGTATCCACCGCTGGCAAAGGTTCGCTACGACAAAACCCGCGAAATCACCACGGATCGCCGACTCATAGCGGTGTCACTCATTCTAAACTGGCTCATCGGACCGGCCTTCATGTTTACACTGGCCTGGATTTTTCTCCCTAACCAGCCAGAACTACGCACAGGCTTGATTATTGTCGGCTTAGCGCGCTGTATCGCTATGGTGCTTGTCTGGTCTGATCTCGCCTGCGGTGACAGTGAAGCCACTGCGGTACTCGTGGCAGTCAATTCCGTCTTCCAGGTATTGATGTTCGGCGTACTGGGTTGGTTTTATTTGCAGATTCTTCCGGGCTGGCTGGGACTGTCCACTACATCGGCGGAATTCTCATTCTGGGCCATTGTCACCTCTGTCCTAGTGTTTCTGGGCATTCCGCTCCTGGCCGGTGTGTCGTCCCGAACCTGGGGCGAACGCTTAAAAGGACGTACCTGGTATGAAACCCAGTTCATTCCTCGGATCTCACCGCTGGCGCTCATCGGTTTGCTGTACACAATCGTGTTGCTGTTTGCACTACAAGGCGAACAGATCACTGATAATCCTTGGGCGGTGGCGCGATTGGCGTTGCCGTTACTCACCTACTTCATCGTGATGTTCTTCATCGGAGTCTTGGTCTCCTGGAAGTCTGGGATGGATTACGCTCAAGCGGCTTCTGTGGCTTTTACCGCAGCAGGCAACAACTTTGAACTCGCTATCGCGGTGGCTATCGGCACATTTGGTGCGACGTCTGGGCAGGCACTCGCCGGAACTATCGGACCACTAATCGAAGTTCCGGTGCTGGTCGCACTGGTGTACGTGATGAAAGCTATGAAAGGACTGTTCCGTTGA
- a CDS encoding ArsR/SmtB family transcription factor, whose product MECCSLCNGPLSSADSEKFAALFKVLSDPVRLQLLSEIEAAGCGPLTVSDLVSRTTLSQPTVSHHLKLLTDAGFLRKIRNGRTITHEVIPEPLAELQKVLSLE is encoded by the coding sequence ATGGAATGCTGTTCTTTGTGTAACGGGCCGCTCTCCTCCGCGGATTCGGAAAAATTTGCGGCGCTGTTTAAGGTGCTCTCGGATCCGGTGCGACTCCAGCTGCTCTCTGAAATCGAAGCAGCCGGATGCGGGCCACTCACGGTTAGCGACCTAGTATCACGGACAACCCTGTCGCAGCCCACGGTGTCGCATCACCTCAAGCTGTTGACGGATGCTGGATTTCTCCGCAAAATCCGGAACGGGCGCACGATCACTCACGAAGTGATCCCCGAGCCCCTCGCAGAACTCCAAAAAGTCCTCAGCCTGGAATGA